A window of Punica granatum isolate Tunisia-2019 chromosome 8, ASM765513v2, whole genome shotgun sequence genomic DNA:
TCATCCTACCGAAAGGATTGCCGGTGTTGTTGCTGATCAATTGAAATGAAAGAAGGGCTTGTTTTATAACCTAATTCGCTATGTCTTCTTTCAGGCACGGATTTCTCCGGTTGATGAGTTAATGATCATGTACTGAAATTGTGGAAATTGTGATAGAAGAACTCCAGAGGCGTCTTAGATATCGGAGCTGATCTAGAAGATTAATCAGATTACAATGAGTGGCATGGCTTGAGTTGGCCGAGTAATGACCGGTACCTAAGGAGCCCAGGTAATCCTGACATTCGCACAAAGACATACGATCTACTATTCATCATGCAGAATGCGCCTACTTGGCTGGTTGAGACCCTGGCGTGTGCAATTTCGCTTGGTTATGTTCTTTATAAGTCATTAGTGTTCATCCAACGAGCCGCATTAGTTATTGTTCATCCAAGCAATCAACCCCGGCCCAAAAGCAATATCTCGGCACGCACGAATATCAAACCTGGAAAAGAGACCGGAGACAAAGGCCAAACTCATGATTCTTCGGAGAGAGAGACATCTCTCCTGTCATAGCACATCGTTCTGTTCTGCAAGGGGGAAGAAGCTCCAAGTAATGCGTCAAGTCTCATGTCTTCTATCGTACGTCTCAAGGACATCCTTTCTCTGACCACTTCACTAGCATACCAGTCGATGACCTTCCGTTTGTTCTTGAGACTGTCGAGCCTCACATTTCTGTACTGCAGCAATATAAAGAGATCAAGTTATGTAAAAGATGAAAGCCATAAACGAATAAATATTCACGAAACAACCTTGAGCAGCGGAGCCGCTGAATCATATTCAGGATCATATTCCGCAATCCTTAATCAACGGGTGACCCGGGAAATTCTTACCCTTTTCCCCCACAGTAAATGAACATCACCCTAACCGTCAAATTAGATACCACGGACACTGTTAAAGAATGAACCGAGGCTATTGGATACCTAACCCACATGCCCTCACACGAGAACAATGTTAATGGCAATACTTTGATAATTCATTCTAGGGGCCGGTTTCAATGATTAATCTTTGGAAGATTACCTTATCGGCAGTGGTGTGGATGAccattttcttcatttctttattAACACCAAGCCACTGCGAATAACGTGatcaggaaaaaaaggaaaaaaaagacagtGAATGAGATGGGCAATGGGAAACTTAACCACCAGCATTGCTCATCTACGAGAACATGAAACAAAactgaaaattataaaataaaaaaaaaaaacgcaaaTCATACCACCCATCCGACCTTCGAATCTGCGCTCATCTTTTGAACCAACGCCTTCCATGGAGCTAAAATGTGTATCAATGGCCCAACCTAGCTGGTGAACCTTTCGGTATATATGGAGACATTACATTCAGCAGCactattttatgaaaatttatagGTTGGAAAACATAACCGGCGAAAGAGGTTCCCCAACGTGTGGTGAGTTCGAAAGAGGTATGGATTTTGCCAATAAGTTTGGTATGATCGGGAGCCAAAGAAGCTAATTGATGATGGTGATTAGGTTCAGTAGGTATATAAAGTAACCAATAGAGAAGaggagggaaaaagaaaattatacgTCCAAATAAAGGCAAAGAGAAGAAAACAAGATGAGAGGCCTCGAGAGGTGAGAAAGAGGCCTTTGCTGTTCTAAGACACGAGGAAGATACAAAATTAAATGTTCAAGGCACGGATTAAGCTAAATCTACTAATTTCATTGAAGTTCGTTTGGAACTCCCTAGTTTACATCCACTATAATTCACAAGTTCATACACCTAAAAAGTTACTCGAATAAACCGACGAAATGTCGTCGGGACAAATTTCCAGCTTACTGACTGAGGGGTACGCACTCAAGCTCAATCTCGAGCTCCCCTCTCTCCACATTTTGAAGCTTAAGGGTTATCTCCTGCTTGACTTTTCCATCAGACAGGCAGATGATGCTGTCCTTCACCAGGGTGTTGTCTTTGCTAGCAAGCCACTTCCCAAGTTGCATTGGCTCGGTGATGGATGAATTCTCATAAGCTTTGGCTGCAGTGAGGAGGGCTTGGATGTCTATCTCAGCCTCTCCCATGAAATCGTCAGTAGAAAATGTGTCCTTGTCATACACAAGCTGCACGGAGACAGACTTCCACTTTTTAGTCTATGTTGGTCTATGGCTTTGCTGGTCTCTACTCTGATTATCTAGAAAAGGAAACTCACCACTTTCAATGGAGGAACATTGTCGGGAATCGACAGCATTAGCTTTTCATTCCAAACCGGGTTAAGGTTGTTTTTAATGACACGCGTCTTTACGGACTGCAAAAGAGTGAACAACTTACAGTCAATGTACTAATACCATGTTTCTGCCTCACCATTTTAAATGTCGAGAAAAGCCTCACTTGTTGGCCCAACGTGAGAATGACATAAGGGTCACTAGTCATCATATCACGAACAGCCAGGTTAGTGCCCTTGACCACATTGACCTTGATCAACCCAACAAATTCGACCATTCCTGCCTGCAGAAAGGAATTAGATATTCTCAAATGTGAAATGAAAGTCCTCTACTTATACCAAAATAAGAAATGAAGTCCTTTGTGATCATTTCACTCCCATGCAGTAATTCAGATTGGTGAAATCCCATCAAAATTTCTTGTAAATTGGTCATATGGAGAATTTTAACCAATAAATATTGTTGGTTGCACGGAAGAGCTTATTTACCGATGAGTTTTTCTTCCTGTAAGTCTTGTGCTCGGACTCCTTTCTTCCCCAGCTGTTACGAAAAGCGCTCCCTATTCGATGCCTTGTGGCCTGCTTGTCAAGATTTTTCTTATCTTGGGCAGTGCTATTGCTCGAAGAGTCATTTTGGGTAGAATTCGAGTCCTTACGATTTGGAACGAAGGGGCAACTCATCCGTTCTTCAGAGTACAGAAATTCTTGCTGCTCATATTTTCTCCTGGTATTACAATAAGTATCATCCTCTACTTAGATTCCTGAAAACGTTGGGATTTATTTGCAAGAATTTATGATCACTGTATGTACAATTACCTAATGAAATCAGAGCGCTCGTCAGTAGAGGAATCAGGTCTTGGTTTCGTGAAGTTGTGGGGAAGGCAAGCttcatatttcaaatttaCTGCCGTATTTCCTCCCAAATCGACTAAGGCGTTGACTTGCTCATCTGTCCAGTCGTCTAGATTGACCGATAAAACCTGCCGAAAAATTTTCCAAATCAGACTCTAGTGGGCAGTAGAAATATCATCCCGCTACTCTGCTACAAGATGTAGGTATAATGAAGGCGTGTTTATATTTGTTAGTCTTTGAGCAAGGCTGCCAGTCCAGAATTTAGGTTTCTGTTCAAGTATTTCTCGCCATGGAACTACTTCAAGAAATATAATTCAGGAATTTCTACCTTTGTTATGTGCACACCGAGACTTCGATGAACACCAGAACACTTGATACAGACAAATGCCCCCAGACTTAACGATCTGACATGCAATGAGGACCGGTCAATATGCAATGTGATGGTTATAAACATGAACAAAGACACACTTGAATAAAAGTTTTGTTTCAAgcgggaaaaaagaaaaaagagagaaagaaaaggaatgaaAGGCTTGAAAGTTTAAATTCTACAAAGAATCTACAGATCTTATAACTGTCAATGTCTAGAGGAAGTATGTTTTATACTGTGATGGATTTTTCTGTGATTTTAGAAGAGATTTACAgaaaaaaagcaaataaataaacttcTAAAGATAGAGGACTTACACCCATTTTGGGTCTGCAGCCCCACAATCTGCACAAGACCTATTCCCAGATTGGTTCATCAGCCTCTCTAGCCTTTCCTGTGGTCCTGAAAGATTGATATGGGGAATACGGAGAACAAATGAAAGGATAGATTTTGATACGTCTAAAAAAACTGATTTCCATTGTGGGAAAAGTAATTGTTCAGTATTGTGTAAGTTAAGAACCAGTGATTTGTAACAGCAATGCCAAAATCTGTAGGTTCGTATAGATCAGAAAGTAGTATGACATGACAGAAAACTTGGAGTAAGCAGCCAAATCATCTTACTAATGAAAATATGAATCGGTTTCAGCTAAGTATTaattacagagagagagaggtgacagaaaaaaaaaagcatatattCAAGCAAAAAATTACCTGAAGAAGAAGTGTTTCTGTCATTTCTGCATTTCCAATCGGGTGGATCTTCCTTTTCGTATTCCCAATCAGGGAGTTCTGCACGTAGGAGGTCTGAGAGGCAAGTCCCTGACATAAAGATAACGACAATGATAGTATCTTTAAGAAAATGAACAGGAACAGAAGATATGTAGTGAACAATTCATTACATTGAGCACTTTAAATGATCAGAACTTTCTAAAAGCATCAAAGAAAGCTGATCGTAGTGACTTCAATGCAAACAGTATATATGGATGCCTGCGAAGAAGATGAACCGATGCTAACAAACACGAAGTGCTCTCTGACTCATGACCAAATTTAAACAAAGCAGCTTATTTGCCTCCCTTAGGACAGGCCGCATACTCTCCGACTCAAGACCGATTATAGGCATAAAAATAAAGCTAAACAGCTAACATACAGGATATATTAGATGTTCTGCACCATCTTCCATTACTTCACTGAGCAAACAAACGGCTGCATCGAATAACAACAGCTTATCCAAAGGTCAATTACAATTTCTGCCATCTGACCATCTTAATATGAGCTTTTTCTTTCCCGTTTTAATCACATTTCCATGGATGCTTGTGCTGCTAGAATTCAGTAATTTGTGAAACTTTTGCACCATGTGCCATCACAGATGCAGTTTGTGCAGACGACCACATAAACTTCACCATTAACCTTCCCTTCTCAGCTCCCATTTTGCCACAGACAATCAACCACTTCTTTAAAAACACAAAACCGAAATCGAAACAAACAATGATCATGCAACCCACTGTATAATTCAACGCAACCACCACGAAAAAGGTTACCTGGTACATTGTTGGGATCAGCATTATCCTGCCGGGAAGTCATTTCATCCTCGCAAAGCCCCGTTTACTAAATGAAGAATTCCTTTATTCGGATCACCTTCTCCAAATCAACCGAGACGGGCATTGACATTGATCCAAATCGGGTCAGCTGAACAGACCCAGAAAGCGAAATCAGCTGAGGAAGATCAGCCCAGCATCATTCGCCTTGAATTCGATGCCATGGCGGGTTGATCTCGATAAAGGAATCACCTTTAAGCTTCCTCGACGGAAGAAATGGAGATGGGTAATGGTGGGAATTGAATTGGATTGGATTGGGATTGCACAGAGGATGTTGATGAATTACTGAGTCAGAGAGGGAGACTTGGTGCTGTATTGTATgattggaagaagaagaagaagaagaagaagacgggGGGAGATTCAGGCCAAAAGTTAATTTTGAAGGATAAGGTgacaaaaacaagaatttCGCATATTTAGGTTGGgatctgtccttttttttctttttttcttttccccccactgatttttaattattttgtatttccattttgagagaaaaaaaatttgacagTCAATTGTCAAATGTAAAGAAAACCGGTTTTTGGGTAGGAAAGTGGGCTTCATAGGGAAATTTTACTGTCCCCCAAAACAAGCATTGTCGGACAACTCGGCCCCGGCATGCCCagagaaataataatttacattttattttctctaatcCCAAagagaaataatattttacattCCGCACGTGGAGATAAAAATAAAGCTCATGGTAAAATCTTTCAGTCATAAAGAATAGAAAATgaatttgttttcctttttttttttccacataaATTAGCGGCCAATTGCATTGAGCTTCGCACGTTGTTGCGTCGTATTCAGTAGTTCATTTCAGCGTTCCAAGTGGGGCCCTCGAGTACCCTCACAAACGACAACTCGGCGTCGGCATGTCCAGACAAAAGCTCAGAATTTGGCCAAGTCATTAAAGTTCAGGCTGTGTTTGGTCTTTTTCTCGATTCATAATTGATATATAAAGTTCGATCGAGCTCTAGAATGGATAAATTTGAAGGGATAACAATGATACCAATGCTCTCGCTCGAATACAACCTCTACGGGCGCATGTTAATTGGAGAGAGTCCATTGTGATTCTTGACCGTATTTGAGACGTCATTGTATGAGTTACAATAAAGATTAGAAAAGTTAGCTGTAACATCCGAGAATGACTTGAAATGAATCTTTCAATGAATCAATTTTAGTTTCCAAATTCGTGCTCCGTCTCGATCCATTAAGGCCAACATCATAGTCTCTGCCAACCTCCGGTGGTTGCTGCTGCCTTTTCTATCAATCACCGTCATAGAGTCATGTGCACCTAACCTAAGCTTTACCTTACTTGTTGAGCCAATACGCAAATGAGTGGAGTGAGAATGGGTTGTCCATGTTATCCATGCATATAGGAGGCAACAATTGTGCGTATTGATTAGCACGAAGAGCTTTATAATTGCCGCTTGGGTTACACAGTTTCGAGCACCCTCCAACGTCCTTGGAGCGCTTTTTTATTTAGGGATATTGTTGGGCCTGCATATCCCGACTTTGTAtttcttagttttttttaatcgggcttcggccccgttTATTcctgcaaaaaaaataatcacacCAAAACCAGTGCAATATTTGACCAGAACCATGGATCTATCttcttaaaatttaaatcCCTTCCATCAACCCAAAACAAGACCAATTTCGTCTCTCGAAGgccgaaaaaataaaaattctcatGAGCCCAAACGAAGCCCAATGGGCCGATTTTTTGCCTCTCAAGGCCGAACATAACATGGCAAGGACCCATACCAAGCCCAATGTACCGGCCCATATATACACTTCCTTTTTGTTAAGCTACCGACACATATCGGATTAAGGAATCGGACGGAGTGCTCTTCGTTCACGTTTGGCACGGAGAAAAGATGAAATGGGGCGATCATACAAAATGATATCATTTTCCGAACGACTCCGTCCAATTTTTCAATCACTCCGTTATACCAAACGTGACCTTCGATCTTAAGGAAAGCCGGGGCCTAGGCCAGGTCACCTTTTCCCACCATTAGATTCCTTTttcataagaaaataaaaaaaggaataaaggCGATCGGGGGGGCGATGGCAGTGCTTTGCATGCATGTTatctggaaaattcaaaagCTATCGTAACGCTCGAGAGGAAAACGTGAATGTTGAGTCAGGGCGTTAACTCCTATGCTTTCATGACTCATATAAAAAGGGGAGGGCAGTGTGTGCTATCTATCTTCTTCATACTAAAATTCGTCACCCAATCCATATAAGAAATCGAGATAGTTGATTAGGTGAAGGTTTGAGATCGCAAGCAACAATGGCTCCTTCTCTGATCGCCCCCGACGTCTGCTCCCCGGTCGAAGATGCCGAAGCCCTCTATAAGGCCTGCAAAGGTATATTATTACTATGCTTAAGTGTTATGTTCGGTCGATACGATATAGAATTGACTGATTGCATGTGTATTCTTCATTTTGACATGCATGTTCGATCAGATTCCTCAATCTTACTTGCATAATGTCGCATCTTTCGATACTGACTGAACCTGCATCCGGTATCAACCCCGTTCTCATACGCGGTACACTATGACACTCTAGAGCTCATTACTAAAATTAATGGtaataaaagggaaaagaattGTACACTCGGAATTCGGGGTATTCACGAGTCTGATGTTCCTTTCGGGAATACGGAACATACGGAAAGATACAAGTTGATCTGATCATGACTATCGTTCACATTCGACATTcgtcattaaaaaaaaaaaagaaaagaaaaattcacaccGACTCTCTGACCGAAAGCATATAATTTTATCGGATTTTGCATCCTTCGATACCGAGAAACCTATAGAATTATGTGCATGTTCTTACCATGGCTTGATTTAGCACCCCGAAACATAAAATCATCGGGCACGAGACGGAACTCTATAAGGTCGCATCTTTCCATGGTAACAAGACACATACATGAGTAGGTGCACTGTCAGGTCGATGTGTGTAACGTAGTGCAAATATAGCCACATTGTTGTTCACACGTAGACACCATTtctatttaagaaaaatgtcCAAGACCTAAcccattaattaatattgaaTTATTGCCGTAACGAGAGCAACATATTGATTAACCAATGCAGATTTGTAAACCTACCTTATGTGTCTTTAGAAGAATTTAGCAAGAAGCAGGTGGAAGTACGACCGAaagtaattacaaaaaaatatcaccatcattttatatttatttaatgaaaCCAGGTTCAAACAAacacttatttatttatataataattgctTTCGATATATCCTAAACACAAACGCACATATATAATCGAGGATACCTGCAGGAGTTCATTCATCATATCAAAACATCTCATTCTAGAATTTGAAAcagcaattaaaaaaaaagggtgggagaagaaaaaaagaaaaaagaaatggcaTCCATCATTGTTCCTGACCATTTTTCTGCTGTAGAAGATGCAGAAGTTCTCAGAAAGGCTTGCCAAGGTTAGATCATATCTGTATATATgtgtgaaaatatatatatttatgtaaatGTGAAACCATATCACCATCATATTACCATCTCTTTAATTTACCTTTTGAGCTGATGTGTGTGGATTAGATGAAAATGGAGCACTCAtaatcctttctttttttttgttggattTATTTTCATCGATTGATTTTAAGGATGGGGAACGGATGAGAAGGCATTGATAGCAGTGCTGGCACACAGGAACGCAGTCCAGAGGAAGCAAATCAGGCAAGCCTACGAGGAGCTCTACCATGAAGATCTTATCAAGCGCCTCGAGTCCGAGCTCTCCGGGGACTTCGAGgttcattaatttaatttaatttcttcatcGATGCTTCCCTGGTGCTTTAAGATATATAATACCGCATGTCGGAATCTCTGAATTTTTCGAGCTTTTTAGCCTTTCGGATCGCTTCGTCGTATTCGATTTCGACATATCGATATTGCTTGAAAGTTTGAAAAATATGAGGATAATATGACTTACACAAATGTCACACTATTTGCCTAGTTATTATCGTGTTGTCATTTTCCTTGGAATTTTGCGAAAAGTCTGAGGAATTTTTtagtttaatatattatttttggatGAATTTCAATTAATGAACTTTTTCCTGTAACAACTCCATTAATATGCTTGCTGAGTTTAGGATCACCTACTTAATTAGCGTATATTATTCAACAACCTAAATTATGGTCATATttattcaacaatataatcgcTTGTTCAATTGGATCCGATAACGATTGTGCCATAGAGTTCATATATTACAGAATATGATTCGGTAGGATCTATAGTCTAATTAACTATGTAGTTGCTTGCTCAATGTACTTGGctaataattcatataatgaAAATGGTGAAGTGATGGTGAGGTGATTGGTGTCATTTAACGTGTTATTTAACAGAAAGCAGTGTACCGGTGGATACTGGATCCGGCGGATCGTTATGCAGTGTTGGCCAATGTGGCCATAAGGAAAGGTGTTCCCGATTATCACGTGATAGTCGAGATTGCTTGCGTATTGTCTCCTGAGGAGCTGTTGGAGGTGAGGAAGGCCTACAAGCTTCGCTACAAGCATTCCCTGGAAGAAGATGTGGCTGCTCACACCAGCGGCGACATCCGCAAGGCAAGCTCATCTTCCTAGAACCATCtttcttttcacattttacCGGTCATTCACGACAAGTTGTGTTAAAAGTTTCATTTTCTGGCTGTGTTTAGCTCTTGGTGGGCCTCGTGAGCGCATACAGGTACGAGGGTGACGAAATCAATGCCAGGCTAGCAGCATCTGAGGCTGAGATTCTGCAGAATGCGATCAAAGACAAGGCATTCAATCACGAGGAAGTGATAAGGATATTGAGCACGAGGAGCAAGTTGCAGCTCATAGCCACCTTCAACCGCTACAGAGATGACCAGGTCACTTCCATCACTAAGGTAAGTGAGTACCATTTTCGATTGTGAGCGGCAGCGGTTATGTAATGACGGCTCCGACTAAATATCTATAATTTTTGCTTCGTTCTGCAGAATCTGTTGGGCGAGGAGGGAAATGAGTTCACAAAAGTGGTGCGCACGGCGATTCGATGCATCAATGATCCAAAGAAGTACTTTGAAAAGGTAGTCAGTTAAACATCCAAACTCGCAAAAGTTCAGTTCATTTTGGACGGAAAACAAGGAATCGTTTCTTTAATTTCCTGCAGGTCCTGAGGAATGCAATCAAAAGGGTGGGAACTGACGAGGATGCGCTCACACGTGTGATCGTGATGAGGGCTGAGAAGGACCTGAAGGAGATCAAGGAGCAGTACTACAAGAGGAACAGTGTCCCTCTTGACCAGGCGGTTGCTAAGGACACTTCGGGTGACTACAAGGCCTTCCTGCTGGCTCTCCTGGGCAAGGAATAAGCAATCGAGTTACTTCATATCTAAATCGGGGATGTTGTGCTTTTGTTTCTGTGGTTTTGTGGGATTTCCGGTTGCTGAACTTCTTCGATATGCTGAGAGTGTTTCAAGTTTAATGGCTGTATGAACCTTTACCTTTATATGGAGTATGCATTAATAAATTTCTTCAAGTTTAACCAACAGTCCattgatattataaattcaCTCGATTGCTCTTACAGTCAAGTCGCACATTAGTACTTTGAAAAAGAGTTTCGGAAACTTATTAGATTACATCAAGTAAATCACAAATCAACCCCACACTTAATACGCCATAGCTCGTCAATCATTGGAATCATATATGTTTTCACCTGCTGATGCGACCATCCTCGATCATTTGTTAGTTCCCTTGGTCGGTGTAGTGGAATCGCAGCAGATCCAGCAGCAGCACAGATAGTGACCTCTGCAGAATACATACATGGAAAATATTGAAAAGGgtaattaattagattaaGAGCATGATTACTGTGTGACGAAAAGATTTATAGATACTTACACTGCCTTGACCCAAGTCTGGGACTCGCTATCCGATTTAGGAGCCTCTTGTGCTTTGgctaaaaataaagaatgaaAGAAATGTGGTTAATTTATTGGAGAACTGGTTCATTAATTCGGTTTGTAAAAGCAGTTCCAGTTTTCCATTTCAGAGAACAAGGGATCCGGTTGCACTTCGGGGTGCATCGTTTTGGATGTGATGACCGGAAAAGCTCGTGTTTATCTTTCAGAAAGGCCGACGAAGAAGGCAACTTTTTACACATGTTTCACGCAAGAAGGCAGTCCTGAAACAATTCTCTGGACGTCTAGTTCTACATATGCTAGGTTCAGCCCCAGTCACAACTTATGGCAGGCTAGGCCGACGCAAGTCTAGTGTGGTGGATCAAGGTCCCAGTGGCGGAATCTGGAGGCCGAGCTCCACCTGGTTCACCACCTTGCCAGGCCACAGGGCTTGGGAGGAGAGGGGAATGTCTGAGACTACCTCAGCCTACTACCCCCAAGTAACGTATGAAGTCTCAAATTGAATACTAAATAAAGTTATATGAGACAGAACGGCTAATGTCCCGGAACTGAGGATCGGGTGGGAGACGTAGAACATGCCAGAACTCAGCCAAATCAGGTGCAACTCAAAACATAGCTTAGAaatgatcaaaagaaagagagagcaaGAGCGACGAGGAACCTTGAGGCTCGGTGGGCTTCGTAGTCTTGCTGTCTTTCTGCTCCATGATCTACGCAACGAACTAAAAGTCCGATATAAAGCAAAAGCTGCAGATCCGAAGAGGTGATATCGATCAACGCAGAAGTTCTTCTAGATGAACTAATGAGGAAATGATTGGTAGCATTTGATCGCTGGGGGACagaacatacatatatatatatatgccgcGACTATAAGCGTAAGAGAACCGGGAATATTGGTGCAGTGGTGATcgctctcattttttttttgtgggctAATGCACGCTAGCTAAGCTAAATTCTGATTCATATATTCTATACTCAATGGACTTCACGTGGTAAGAATCAGAATTAGAATAAATCTTCACGCAGTAGCTGTTCCCAAATGGTGTCAATTCACGATCGGTGCAAGTTTTCCCAATTTTCTCGTATTATATGCCTCCTTATATCTGATTCTACCGGTTCAGAGGAAAGGGATACCTGGAGAGTAGCACGGTTTTGAGTGCCCCAACTATTCTGGGTTATGGGACCTGCCTTTTTTGGATCGGgttgaatagtgatttttccTTGATGAAGAAAAGAGCCTCGTGTACTTTTGGTTCGCTTCGATTTACGGATAACTTAGTTTAGGATTAAATGCTGGAAATAGTCCAGTCTTTCGTCATGATGGGAATGAACGAGTCGGAAACAAATTACTAATATGATTGAGTGCATTAGTATAACAAAATCCCCTCCAATTAGTCCAGAAGGGAGGTAGCATCGTAAACTTTGAGGTAGATTTGGAACGAAATTGATCGCGGTAGGTTGATCCTCGCGAAAATCGGATTGGTGAAACCAATGCAAGGAAAGATGATGCTCGTGATTGTGGTGACTGGTCAATATGTAACTAATCAACCAAATCTAAAGCAAATAATCAAAATTGACTAATCTATTTTCCACTAAGATAAAATGCTCAGTGGACGAAAACGTCGAGCCCATTGACTAAAATTGACTAATCTATTTTCCACTATGATAAAATGCTCAGTGGACGAAAATGTCGACCTGATCTTGACGCCCCTCATTTCTCAACTTTGACCAGATAGTTGTTCTCGTCTCAGCCCTCAAACTTTTACATTGGTGTCCAGGTTGCTCCTATTTCACTTCTAACATCACGGAGACTTGACTGAACTAGACCGGGAAAAGTCGGCACAGCATGAAATTCAGAAGCTGATACTACCTATGTTGAATTGCGAATTAATGCAAATTCACCGAAAAGATCGCGGACGACGAACAAATAGCAAAAAAGAAATGCGTATGTTAACAGTCAtttctaaataataaatgcTCGAAAGTGAAATTCCAGCAACTAAAATCTTAAAAGCTTCAGCTTTCCAAATAGCTTCCTTCTTACCTCTCCCATTATCTTGATCAATTCCATTTCCATTGCTTTCCCTCCTGAGAAGCCATGGCTGAGAGCTTGCTGGTTGCAACCCCAGATCTCCGCCGGTCTTCAAGTCATCTTCTAATGGTTGTCTCCTCGCAACGTTTATGGATTGTTCAAGTTGAGGAAGCTCGACGAGCGGC
This region includes:
- the LOC116189488 gene encoding annexin-like protein RJ4 isoform X2 → MASIIVPDHFSAVEDAEVLRKACQGWGTDEKALIAVLAHRNAVQRKQIRQAYEELYHEDLIKRLESELSGDFEKAVYRWILDPADRYAVLANVAIRKGVPDYHVIVEIACVLSPEELLEVRKAYKLRYKHSLEEDVAAHTSGDIRKLLVGLVSAYRYEGDEINARLAASEAEILQNAIKDKAFNHEEVIRILSTRSKLQLIATFNRYRDDQVTSITKNLLGEEGNEFTKVVRTAIRCINDPKKYFEKVLRNAIKRVGTDEDALTRVIVMRAEKDLKEIKEQYYKRNSVPLDQAVAKDTSGDYKAFLLALLGKE
- the LOC116187677 gene encoding probable ADP-ribosylation factor GTPase-activating protein AGD11 isoform X2 — its product is MLIPTMYQGLASQTSYVQNSLIGNTKRKIHPIGNAEMTETLLLQERLERLMNQSGNRSCADCGAADPKWVSLSLGAFVCIKCSGVHRSLGVHITKVLSVNLDDWTDEQVNALVDLGGNTAVNLKYEACLPHNFTKPRPDSSTDERSDFIRRKYEQQEFLYSEERMSCPFVPNRKDSNSTQNDSSSNSTAQDKKNLDKQATRHRIGSAFRNSWGRKESEHKTYRKKNSSAGMVEFVGLIKVNVVKGTNLAVRDMMTSDPYVILTLGQQSVKTRVIKNNLNPVWNEKLMLSIPDNVPPLKVLVYDKDTFSTDDFMGEAEIDIQALLTAAKAYENSSITEPMQLGKWLASKDNTLVKDSIICLSDGKVKQEITLKLQNVERGELEIELECVPLSQ
- the LOC116189488 gene encoding annexin-like protein RJ4 isoform X1, giving the protein MAPSLIAPDVCSPVEDAEALYKACKGWGTDEKALIAVLAHRNAVQRKQIRQAYEELYHEDLIKRLESELSGDFEKAVYRWILDPADRYAVLANVAIRKGVPDYHVIVEIACVLSPEELLEVRKAYKLRYKHSLEEDVAAHTSGDIRKLLVGLVSAYRYEGDEINARLAASEAEILQNAIKDKAFNHEEVIRILSTRSKLQLIATFNRYRDDQVTSITKNLLGEEGNEFTKVVRTAIRCINDPKKYFEKVLRNAIKRVGTDEDALTRVIVMRAEKDLKEIKEQYYKRNSVPLDQAVAKDTSGDYKAFLLALLGKE
- the LOC116187677 gene encoding probable ADP-ribosylation factor GTPase-activating protein AGD11 isoform X3; this translates as MTSRQDNADPNNVPGTCLSDLLRAELPDWEYEKEDPPDWKCRNDRNTSSSGPQERLERLMNQSGNRSCADCGAADPKWVSLSLGAFVCIKCSGVHRSLGVHITKVLSVNLDDWTDEQVNALVDLGGNTAVNLKYEACLPHNFTKPRPDSSTDERSDFIRRKYEQQEFLYSEERMSCPFVPNRKDSNSTQNDSSSNSTAQDKKNLDKQATRHRIGSAFRNSWGRKESEHKTYRKKNSSAGMVEFVGLIKVNVVKGTNLAVRDMMTSDPYVILTLGQQVRLFSTFKMIIRVETSKAIDQHRLKSGSLSPCSLCMTRTHFLLTISWERLR
- the LOC116187677 gene encoding probable ADP-ribosylation factor GTPase-activating protein AGD11 isoform X1; this encodes MTSRQDNADPNNVPGTCLSDLLRAELPDWEYEKEDPPDWKCRNDRNTSSSGPQERLERLMNQSGNRSCADCGAADPKWVSLSLGAFVCIKCSGVHRSLGVHITKVLSVNLDDWTDEQVNALVDLGGNTAVNLKYEACLPHNFTKPRPDSSTDERSDFIRRKYEQQEFLYSEERMSCPFVPNRKDSNSTQNDSSSNSTAQDKKNLDKQATRHRIGSAFRNSWGRKESEHKTYRKKNSSAGMVEFVGLIKVNVVKGTNLAVRDMMTSDPYVILTLGQQSVKTRVIKNNLNPVWNEKLMLSIPDNVPPLKVLVYDKDTFSTDDFMGEAEIDIQALLTAAKAYENSSITEPMQLGKWLASKDNTLVKDSIICLSDGKVKQEITLKLQNVERGELEIELECVPLSQ